GTGTTCGCGTTCCTCCTCTTCCTCGAGCTTGTCCTCGAAGTAACCGGAGAGACCGCCGACGACCATGTACGTGATCAGACCGGCGATGCCGGAGATCAGCACCGTCTGCGCCTTGTCGACGTGCGCGCCGCCGTGCTGGTGGGCGTGGGTCGCGAAGGTGAAGGAGGTGATCAGCAGGACGATCAGCGCGATGCAGACCGACAGCATGTCGACCTTGCCGAGCTTGGACAAGGGCCGCTCGATCCAGCGCAGCCACTGGATGTCCCGGTCCTCGAAGATGAAGTCCAGGAAGATCATCAGCAGGAACATGCCACCGAAGGCGGCGATCGACGGGTGGGCGTCGGTGACCAGCTGCTGGTACTGGTCCTTGTCGTTGAGCGCGAGGTCGACCGCGTCGATCGGACCGATCTTGGCACTGATGGCGACGATGACGACGGGAAAGACCAGCCGCATGCCGAAGACGGCGATCAGCACACCGATCGTGAGGAAGATCTTCTGCCAGAAGGCACTCATCTTCTTCAGGATTCCGGCGTTGACCACCGCGTTGTCGAACGACAGCGAGATCTCGAGGACGCAGAGGATCGCCACGATGCCGAGGGCCTCCCACCCCCCGTAGAAGACCGCTGCGACCAGGCCGAGCGCGGTGACCGCGAACGACCAGCCGAAGGTTTTCAGAAGCACTGGCTACCCAATCGTGTATGTACGGGTCTCCCCCGCGCCGTACTCGGCTTTACTCAAAATTGACGTTGCTTGCAGAGTCTACGGTGAGGCTTACCCGGCCGGGAGCCTGGCCCGGATCCGGCCGGAAAGCCGCAGGTCTTGCGAGGTCAGCCAGGGGAGCGAGGCCGTACCCCCTCGAAGATCACGAGGAACGGGGAGACGTAGCCGGACGCCTCGACCGGCGTGGCACGGCCGGCCACCACCAGCACGACGCCGGCGATCAATGCGGCGCAGTACGGCTCTTTACGAAACGTTGACCCCGAAGTCCAGAGCGATGCCCCGCAGGCCCGACGCGTACCCCTGTCCTACCGCCCTGAACTTCCACTCGCCCTGGTAGCGATAGAGCTCGCCGAAGATCATCGCGGTCTCCGTGCTGGCGTCCTCGCTCAGGTCGTAGCGGGCGAGTTCCTGCCCGTCGGCCTGGTTGACGACGCGGATGAACGCGTTGGAGACCTGGCCGAAGGTCTGGCCCCGCTCGTCGGCCATGTGGATGGAGACCGGGAAGACGATCTTGTCGCACTGGGGTGGCACCTTGGAGAGGTCCACCAGGAGCGACTCGTCGTCGCCTTCGCCCTCACCGGTGAGGTTGTCGCCGGTGTGCTCCACCGAGCCGTCCGGGCTCTTGAGCTGGTTGTAGAAGACGAACCACTCGTCCCCCATCACCCGCCCGCTGTTGCACAGCAGCGCACTGGCGTCGAGGTCGAAGGGGGCTCCGGTGGTGGAGCGCGCGTCCCAGCCGAGTCCGATCATCACCTGAGTGAGGTTCGGCGCGGCCTTGGACAGGGAGACATTGCCTCCCTTGGCGAGCGTGACGCCCATGATTGCTGGTCCTCCCCTAGGTGGTGCTCAGGTGCTTCCTCTTCGGTTGTCCTGCACGTCCGGCGCCGCCCGTAAACGGTGCGGCGCCGGACGGTCGGACCTTCGGGCCCTGCGGGTGGCTCAGACGTTGACGCCGAAGTCCTGCGCGATACCGCGCAGGCCCGACGCGTAGCCCTGTCCGATGGCCCGGAACTTCCACTCCGCACCGTGCCGGTACAGCTCGCCGAAGACCATCGCGGTCTCGGTCGACGCGTCCTCGCTCAGGTCGTAACGGGCGATCTCGGCGCCGCCGGCCTGGTTCACGACGCGGATGAACGCGTTGCGGACCTGACCGAAGGACTGCTGCCGGTTCTCCGCGTCGTAGATCGACACCGGGAAGACGATCTTCTCGATGTCGGCCGGGACTCCGGCGAGGTTGACCTTGATCGCCTCGTCGTCGCCCTCGCCCTCACCGGTGGTGTTGTCACCGGTGTGCTCGACCGAGCCGTCGGGGCTCTTGAGGTTGTTGAAGAAGACGAAGTTGGCGTCGCTGCCGACCTTGCCGGAGCTGTCCAGCAGCAGCGCGCTGGCGTCCAGGTCGAAGTCGGTGCCGGTCGTGGTGCGGACGT
The sequence above is a segment of the Streptomyces asoensis genome. Coding sequences within it:
- a CDS encoding DUF475 domain-containing protein produces the protein MLLKTFGWSFAVTALGLVAAVFYGGWEALGIVAILCVLEISLSFDNAVVNAGILKKMSAFWQKIFLTIGVLIAVFGMRLVFPVVIVAISAKIGPIDAVDLALNDKDQYQQLVTDAHPSIAAFGGMFLLMIFLDFIFEDRDIQWLRWIERPLSKLGKVDMLSVCIALIVLLITSFTFATHAHQHGGAHVDKAQTVLISGIAGLITYMVVGGLSGYFEDKLEEEEEREHEEEEEAARTGKQRPAVVLAGQAAFFMFLYLEVLDASFSFDGVIGAFAITNDIVLMALGLGVGAMYVRSLTVYLVRQGTLDDYVYLEHGAHYAIGALAVILMVTIQYQINEVITGLVGVVLIAWSFWSSVRRNRALAAAEGKAQGSDEKTEVSSGV
- a CDS encoding TerD family protein, with translation MGVTLAKGGNVSLSKAAPNLTQVMIGLGWDARSTTGAPFDLDASALLCNSGRVMGDEWFVFYNQLKSPDGSVEHTGDNLTGEGEGDDESLLVDLSKVPPQCDKIVFPVSIHMADERGQTFGQVSNAFIRVVNQADGQELARYDLSEDASTETAMIFGELYRYQGEWKFRAVGQGYASGLRGIALDFGVNVS
- a CDS encoding calcium homeostasis/redox stress adaptation protein; its protein translation is MGVSLSKGGNVSLTKEAPGLTAVIVGLGWDVRTTTGTDFDLDASALLLDSSGKVGSDANFVFFNNLKSPDGSVEHTGDNTTGEGEGDDEAIKVNLAGVPADIEKIVFPVSIYDAENRQQSFGQVRNAFIRVVNQAGGAEIARYDLSEDASTETAMVFGELYRHGAEWKFRAIGQGYASGLRGIAQDFGVNV